One part of the Prinia subflava isolate CZ2003 ecotype Zambia chromosome W unlocalized genomic scaffold, Cam_Psub_1.2 scaffold_33_NEW, whole genome shotgun sequence genome encodes these proteins:
- the LOC134565114 gene encoding uncharacterized protein LOC134565114, with protein sequence MRRPASSDPDNLHGSKGRRNRLMDPLHSGQENPGAMGGTVSLSHADDFPQKVAFLIILLLVLTKPIRVNGSDFIVVAVTEPVVGVMEGMDVNLTCVITNNQKTEARNVRAIWKKGADYPEANATTVWDKDAQKGNTTLQLKRVSQKDMERYMCIVKSRKSFDYKQITLRVVPWKLWKDAPSQESVEIDPPWAGQDMWEGFPLKMSCPFMLKQGCNQTVQVKWWKENKPKSWDKIDRGISWWEKSGKGIGWLNISNPQIGLTEGKYLCLVICGIEADYGIRIVEAGQGTRPPHIVPPTGKRRREVAVHQSHERENLIIGLIRDFGMVQNVSRITACLPLPQAAGEPIPWGIIPIPLPHEIAENISTVCHIERKEKEIVTVKKNVWNAALYATEDVEVRTKQPYQEVKYENVSQQQVIWDNWKTVWGPSLLEHYSYIGAVSWCIQWTGKKNKTLLEVYKTETSTREIKEARENWNCTNVITCDTPENQINLAPLRVLLKWGCECRRFNHTILDKVNSLWSNGIRRAVSCQDTTIKSPGNLVWVIGHGQWTTHIPIDGPVTQITLGIPTLCPLWKQSKLKSNRKKREVDAFTELENEWHEPDGGVKFGWALESLFAPIATYRNREMLYKLLGQTERLAAATKKGFKDINLQLQATSRMTLQNRMALDMLLLKEHGVCQYLKTRIDHCCIHIPNMTIEVEKDISQLEIVESKTKDIEKEAQHN encoded by the coding sequence ATGAGACGGCCCGCATCAAGTGATCCTGACAACCTACACGGCAGTAAAGGTCGAAGGAATCGACTCATGGATCCATTACACTCGGGTCAAGAAAATCCCGGTGCAATGGGGGGCACAGTTAGTCTCTCCCACGCGGATGATTTTCCACAAAAAGtagcatttttaattatattgttACTGGTGTTGACGAAACCCATCCGTGTTAATGGTTCTGATTTTATTGTAGTTGCAGTTACCGAACCAGTGGTCGGTGTCATGGAAGGAATGGATGTGAACCTGACCTGTGTAATAACAAATAACCAGAAAACTGAAGCCCGGAATGTGCGAGCAATCTGGAAGAAAGGTGCTGATTATCCGGAAGCAAATGCTACTACAGTTTGGGATAAGGATGCACAGAAAGGAAACACCACATTACAGCTGAAGCGAGTCAGTCAAAAGGATATGGAAAGGTACATGTGTATTGTAAAATCCCGGAAAAGCTTTGATTATAAACAAATTACATTGAGAGTAGTGCCCTGGAAGTTGTGGAAGGATGCTCCATCCCAGGAATCTGTAGAGATAGATCCCCCTTGGGCTGGACAAGATATGTGGGAAGGATTTCCCTTGAAGATGAGTTGCCCATTCATGTTGAAACAGGGATGTAATCAGACTGTGCAGGTCAAATggtggaaagaaaacaagccaaAGTCATGGGATAAGATAGACCGAGGAATTAGCTGGTGGGAGAAATCTGGAAAAGGTATAGGATGGTTGAATATTAGTAACCCTCAAATTGGTCTTACTGAAGGAAAATACTTGTGTTTAGTGATATGTGGAATTGAGGCCGATTATGGAATAAGAATTGTAGAAGCTGGACAAGGAACCAGACCCCCTCACATAGTACCCCCAACAGGAAAGAGGCGTAGAGAAGTAGCTGTACATCAAAGTCATGAACGGGAAAATCTGATAATAGGGCTGATTAGAGATTTTGGGATGGTGCAAAATGTATCCCGAATCACAGCATGCCTGCCACTTCCACAAGCGGCGGGCGAACCAATTCCATGGGGAATAATTCCCATTCCATTACCACATGAGATAGCAGAAAATATATCCACTGTATGTcacattgaaagaaaagaaaaagaaatagtgaCTGTCAAAAAGAATGTCTGGAACGCAGCCTTGTATGCTACCGAAGATGTAGAAGTTAGAACAAAGCAACCTTACCAGGAAGTTAAGTATGAAAATGTAAGCCAGCAACAAGTTATTTGGGACAATTGGAAGACTGTATGGGGTCCGAGCTTACTCGAACACTACAGTTACATTGGAGCAGTAAGTTGGTGTATACAatggacaggaaagaaaaataaaaccctgttAGAAGTCTACAAGACTGAAACATCTACGAGAGAAATTAAAGAAGCTAGAGAAAATTGGAATTGTACTAATGTCATTACATGTGATACCCCTGAAAATCAGATCAATTTGGCTCCTCTTAGAGTACTACTTAAGTGGGGATGTGAATGCAGGAGATTCAATCATACAATACTAGACAAAGTAAACTCACTCTGGAGTAACGGAATTAGGAGAGCTGTAAGCTGCCAGGACACTACAATTAAAAGTCCAGGGAACTTAGTTTGGGTAATAGGACATGGACAATGGACCACTCATATTCCTATAGATGGGCCTGTGACACAAATTACTCTAGGAATCCCTACTCTTTGTCCCCTATggaaacaatcaaaactgaaatCCAACCggaagaaaagagaagtagATGCATTCACGGAGTTAGAAAATGAATGGCACGAACCTGATGGCGGAGTTAAATTTGGGTGGGCTTTAGAATCACTATTTGCACCTATAGCCACTTATAGGAACAGAGAGATGCTGTACAAATTGTTAGGGCAGACTGAAAGATTGGCAGCAGCCACCAAAAAAGGATTCAAGGATATAAATTTGCAATTACAAGCCACATCCCGAATGACTTTGCAGAACAGAATGGCACTGGATATGCTCCTGCTAAAAGAGCATGGTGTGTGTCAGTATCTAAAAACAAGAATAGATCATTGCTGCATCCATATTCCAAACATGACTATTGAAGTAGAAAAAGATATCTCTCAATTAGAAATCGTTGAATCCAAAACAAAAGATATTGAAAAGGAAGCACAACATAATTAG